Proteins encoded by one window of Gouania willdenowi chromosome 4, fGouWil2.1, whole genome shotgun sequence:
- the LOC114461909 gene encoding syntaxin-6-like isoform X2: MSMEDPFFVVKGEVFKAVLVAQNLRRRLDQLQDEGGGASKEEVDWTTNELRNSLRSIQWDLEDLEETIRIVELNPQKFNLEPAELMKRRAFITSTRNTVQVMKEQMCGPVSSTDSINTQAPIWRSSDERNRLDHHHHHLHKANTEFIEEQQSQQQLIVDQQDEQLELVSGTIGVLKNMSERIGLELDDQAEILDDFGQQMDNTQSRLDNVMKKLAKVSHMTSGSSGF, from the exons ATGTCCATGGAAGACCCGTTCTTTGTGGTTAAAGG tgAAGTCTTCAAGGCTGTGCTCGTGGCTCAGAATCTCCGGCGTCGGTTGGATCAGCTGCAAGATgaagggggcggagcctccAAAGAGGAAGTGGACTGGACGACCAATGAGCTGAGGAACAGTCTGCGCTCCATCCAATGGGATCTGGAGGATTTGGAGGAAACCATTC GCATCGTGGAGCTCAACCCTCAGAAGTTTAATCTGGAACCAGCAGAGCTGATGAAGAGGAGAGCCTTCATCACCAGCACCAGGAACACCGTGCAG GTGATGAAGGAGCAGATGTGTGGCCCAGTTTCTTCTACTGACAGCATCAACACACAG GCTCCCATATGGAGGTCCAGTGATGAGAGGAACAGAttagatcatcatcatcatcatctacaCAAAGCAAACACTGAGTTCATAGAAGAACAGCAGAGTCAGCAGCAG ctGATTGTAGATCAGCAGGATGAGCAGCTCGAGCTGGTCTCTGGAACCATTGGGGTTCTGAAGAACATGTCAGAGAGGATCGGTCTGGAGCTGGATGATCAGGCTGA gaTACTGGATGACTTTGGTCAGCAGATGGACAACACTCAGTCTAGACTGGACAACGTGATGAAGAAACTGGCCAAAGTGTCTCACATGACCAGtg
- the LOC114461909 gene encoding syntaxin-6-like isoform X1 has protein sequence MSMEDPFFVVKGEVFKAVLVAQNLRRRLDQLQDEGGGASKEEVDWTTNELRNSLRSIQWDLEDLEETIRIVELNPQKFNLEPAELMKRRAFITSTRNTVQVMKEQMCGPVSSTDSINTQAPIWRSSDERNRLDHHHHHLHKANTEFIEEQQSQQQLIVDQQDEQLELVSGTIGVLKNMSERIGLELDDQAEILDDFGQQMDNTQSRLDNVMKKLAKVSHMTSDRRQWCAIGVLLSLLFILLLLFFIL, from the exons ATGTCCATGGAAGACCCGTTCTTTGTGGTTAAAGG tgAAGTCTTCAAGGCTGTGCTCGTGGCTCAGAATCTCCGGCGTCGGTTGGATCAGCTGCAAGATgaagggggcggagcctccAAAGAGGAAGTGGACTGGACGACCAATGAGCTGAGGAACAGTCTGCGCTCCATCCAATGGGATCTGGAGGATTTGGAGGAAACCATTC GCATCGTGGAGCTCAACCCTCAGAAGTTTAATCTGGAACCAGCAGAGCTGATGAAGAGGAGAGCCTTCATCACCAGCACCAGGAACACCGTGCAG GTGATGAAGGAGCAGATGTGTGGCCCAGTTTCTTCTACTGACAGCATCAACACACAG GCTCCCATATGGAGGTCCAGTGATGAGAGGAACAGAttagatcatcatcatcatcatctacaCAAAGCAAACACTGAGTTCATAGAAGAACAGCAGAGTCAGCAGCAG ctGATTGTAGATCAGCAGGATGAGCAGCTCGAGCTGGTCTCTGGAACCATTGGGGTTCTGAAGAACATGTCAGAGAGGATCGGTCTGGAGCTGGATGATCAGGCTGA gaTACTGGATGACTTTGGTCAGCAGATGGACAACACTCAGTCTAGACTGGACAACGTGATGAAGAAACTGGCCAAAGTGTCTCACATGACCAGtg